A genomic segment from Piliocolobus tephrosceles isolate RC106 chromosome X, ASM277652v3, whole genome shotgun sequence encodes:
- the SERP2 gene encoding stress-associated endoplasmic reticulum protein 2 isoform X2: MVAKQRIRMANEKHSKNITQRGNVAKTLRPQEEKYPVGPWLLALFVFVVCGSDCQNFLKTVTSRGSHPHPGPASGMFKELAGPGRKTEAIHLLWSSSSGSERHSLEKTPHQPSAPLSGSAPSMLKPKDFGERRRLKKEKWDHLRLPRARILDTAIFQIIQSIRMGM, translated from the exons ATGGTGGCCAAACAGCGGATCCGGATGGCTAACGAGAAGCACAGCAAAAACATCACCCAGAGGGGGAACGTAGCCAAAACCCTG AGGCCGCAAGAGGAGAAGTATCCTGTGGGACCATGGCTGTTGgcactgtttgtttttgttgtctgtggCTCAG ACTGCCAGAACTTTCTCAAGACTGTAACATCCAGAGGGAGTCACCCCCACCCAGGACCGGCAAGTGGGATGTTTAAGGAACTGGCCGGCCCCGGACGAAAGACTGAGGCCATTCATCTGCTCTGGAGTTCATCCTCGGGATCTGAGAGGCACAGCCTGGAGAAGACACCGCATCAGCCATCGGCTCCCTTAAG TGGGAGTGCTCCTAGCATGTTAAAGCCTAAAGACTTTGGTGAAAGGAGGAGgttgaaaaaagagaaatgggatCATCTAAGGTTACCAAGGGCCAGGATCCTTGACACAG
- the SERP2 gene encoding stress-associated endoplasmic reticulum protein 2 isoform X1 has product MVAKQRIRMANEKHSKNITQRGNVAKTLRPQEEKYPVGPWLLALFVFVVCGSGQPHKLAFPADCQNFLKTVTSRGSHPHPGPASGMFKELAGPGRKTEAIHLLWSSSSGSERHSLEKTPHQPSAPLSGSAPSMLKPKDFGERRRLKKEKWDHLRLPRARILDTAIFQIIQSIRMGM; this is encoded by the exons ATGGTGGCCAAACAGCGGATCCGGATGGCTAACGAGAAGCACAGCAAAAACATCACCCAGAGGGGGAACGTAGCCAAAACCCTG AGGCCGCAAGAGGAGAAGTATCCTGTGGGACCATGGCTGTTGgcactgtttgtttttgttgtctgtggCTCAG GTCAACCACATAAACTGGCCTTTCCTGCAGACTGCCAGAACTTTCTCAAGACTGTAACATCCAGAGGGAGTCACCCCCACCCAGGACCGGCAAGTGGGATGTTTAAGGAACTGGCCGGCCCCGGACGAAAGACTGAGGCCATTCATCTGCTCTGGAGTTCATCCTCGGGATCTGAGAGGCACAGCCTGGAGAAGACACCGCATCAGCCATCGGCTCCCTTAAG TGGGAGTGCTCCTAGCATGTTAAAGCCTAAAGACTTTGGTGAAAGGAGGAGgttgaaaaaagagaaatgggatCATCTAAGGTTACCAAGGGCCAGGATCCTTGACACAG